Genomic DNA from Peribacillus sp. FSL H8-0477:
AACCTGTTCCGCTCCAAATACTTGTACTTCAGTCTCTTTGTAATTCATTATTTAGCATCCCCTAACTTTATTCTTCTGAATTTAAAAATAAGGCTTGTTTGAAAATTTTATACGTAGTTACAGATGGATTTTTTGCTTCCTGAGCATTATAATAAAGAGTATGAAAGGAGTCGATTGCAATGTCTGAACAGACAATGGAAGTACAGGTTCAAGAAGTTTTAGATAAGCTTCGTCCGTTTCTTCTTCGTGACGGCGGTGACTGTGAGCTTGTAGACGTAGATGAAGGAATCGTTAAATTACGTCTTCTTGGCGCATGCGGCAGCTGTCCAAGTTCTACAATTACCCTTAAAGCCGGTATTGAACGCGCTCTTCTTGAGGAAGTTCCTGGCGTAGTGGAAGTTGAACAAGTATTCTAAGTAACTTCAATATAGTAAAGCTGGCCTGTATAGGCCAGCTTTTTGTTTTATTTTTTACTTGTCTCTATTCCATCTCCTTGTGCAAAAACCATTGCCTTGCTTCCTTCATTATCAATATTAATCAGCTGCACTGTGTATGCTGGAAAAGTAGTTACCAAACACTCCAAAACCTGACCGGCTTTTTCCTCCTCCACGAGGCATAATACCGTAGGTCCAGCCCCGCTTAGTGCTGTTCCGACAGCACCACTATCCCTTGCTGCTTCTTCAACTTTGGACAAATGAGGCACCAGCGTACTACGATATGGCTGATGAAATCGATCCTTCTTCATCATTGCCCCAGCTAGCTCCCAATTACGTGTTAATAGCGCCGTCAGCAGAACATTCGCTGATGCACTGGCTAACACGGCATCTTGGTACCCTAAGCTTTTTGGTAAGACATTGCGTGAATCGTCTGTCCGAAGCTCATAATCTGGAATAACTGCAATCACCTTAATACCTTCTAAAGGATAGGATATTACATGTGTTTCCTCCTCCGAATGCCAGCCGACAACAAGTCCACCAGTAACGGATGCCCCAGCATTATCTGGATGCCCCTCCAATAGGGATGCATGACGGATTTTTTCTTCTGCAGATAGATGCAGATTGCCTGCAATATTGGCAAGTTCAATTCCAGCGACAATTGCAGATGCACTGCTTCCTAATCCACGCGTCAATGGAATGTCACTGCAAACGGTCATACGGCATGGCCTTAGTTCTTTATTATAGGCTTCAGCCACTTTTTTAGCGATTGAGACAATATAATTCGTTTCATCGGCAGGAAATACCTTAAGATCTTCTGATAGAGGTATCACTTCCCACCTTTCCGAAAAGCTTCCACGGACCTCTAAATACAGCGCAAGCGCTAGTCCAATTGAATCAAATCCTGGTCCTAGATTTGCAGTACTTGCTGGAACCTTGATTGAAAACATTGCCTCTTCACTCATACTTTTACCGCACCCTGCAGATGCTCAATGATGATTTTTTCATCCATTGGCAGCAGTTCCGCTTTGATTGAACTCGTCTCAACAGCCACATTCGGATCCTTCAGGCCATTTCCAGTTAATACAGCAACGATTTTAGAACCGCGTTTGATTTCTCCGCTGGCCAACTGTTTACGAATTCCAGCAATCGAGGCACATGAAGCTGGTTCAGCAAAGATCCCCTCTTTACTCGCTAACAGGTGATAAGCTTCTAGTATTTCTGCATCAGAAACTTCGTCGATTTTACCGTTTGATTCTTCAGCCGCTTCTACAGCAAATTTCCAGCTTGCAGGATTTCCAATTCGGATTGCTGTAGCAATGGTTTCTGGTTCCTCAAACACACGATTGTGTACAATCGCCGCTGCACCTTCGGC
This window encodes:
- a CDS encoding NifU family protein — protein: MSEQTMEVQVQEVLDKLRPFLLRDGGDCELVDVDEGIVKLRLLGACGSCPSSTITLKAGIERALLEEVPGVVEVEQVF
- the thrB gene encoding homoserine kinase encodes the protein MSEEAMFSIKVPASTANLGPGFDSIGLALALYLEVRGSFSERWEVIPLSEDLKVFPADETNYIVSIAKKVAEAYNKELRPCRMTVCSDIPLTRGLGSSASAIVAGIELANIAGNLHLSAEEKIRHASLLEGHPDNAGASVTGGLVVGWHSEEETHVISYPLEGIKVIAVIPDYELRTDDSRNVLPKSLGYQDAVLASASANVLLTALLTRNWELAGAMMKKDRFHQPYRSTLVPHLSKVEEAARDSGAVGTALSGAGPTVLCLVEEEKAGQVLECLVTTFPAYTVQLINIDNEGSKAMVFAQGDGIETSKK